The Besnoitia besnoiti strain Bb-Ger1 chromosome IV, whole genome shotgun sequence genome contains a region encoding:
- a CDS encoding hypothetical protein (encoded by transcript BESB_056500): MAPPARPAPRVKERNSLCLPEQETDFGVSPRFLEEASTIVPLPSSCSFSPRSSHLTASAEAALPYYVSLGPFSLFQPSTPSLSLQQAAISSLCTGCYVFLLGAAFRFTFDSPLPMQTGQPPKDAKLDDLPSSSSPASESSLPLPSLLALCIRLFYHEAPFLLIFPLSVVWILSGVSAGLTTLYLRRTRGGFMLAPTLLDVRFPRHASLVRDNDGRRRSEAPFSFLSSSRTASKLDTQNAAGAEGEAFGRRAAAGDEKTPDSHDLRGPSHASAPALQGRGGTSYVPPPFRQTQSDPSDKLEESGSCATPAICDACSAASSPSPLPSVVRRARPSMSSSVACSVTSLASRQPSSSSLPPCLPGSGPSRSFASCSSSCASSPMADMPAVDARGARDRPARVRAPAGPVPPEGSTAGAPGRSERAPGAGDPHGLDVIQSPALAPSQRERGPSFFGQGTICSMSSLVRSRQESFFGGDSVGGLSPGASHCEAHEGSSAAGLSFPSSCSSLFGASVERGKGGGWKLRSSEGGGGARVRGNGRYAPEGRREATRRREYAQPPALVASTWLRTQLTGLYAALSSRGLPSLRDRLTGCTAAPLLSRLRSPSGFSMAVCASLFACLQELFLLLALRAEGWKRFDMWPVVTSVAYAELPLLALLASVFRGSWRPCLSASRGAGLFLLVAANFFFCLSALLPSPVKVLRDGSPLTLSNSSVLLLTSEPSATPVEMASLSALSPRLSLTPSGFLSATRASPSRPASARDASGVSSSSAMAALLGNRSSAASASASPTSSGMNSPVVASSFTSASSFPSSRLRHFLSSPPSPLSGPPAPPTGGLSPSSLSPSAASSQLPSGAAALGLPAPLSVGNLSELPRGVTLSHTKVFSRRDLESLLSNPLDQIGAAAASFIPTADVAPGEGEIPGTETDMSDMGGGGASLRRGRQRREDTNSRGKPDAACASSRSNAAQSGDAQHHNLESHAVAIVLAVGALGCSLLASLSLAQALHSGLSVVTACVLRFFTQGVVGGLGLVYGLVWGSLVNGEGLSDATSLASPLAASFACIGAGVLGVGAAVTFSKSVALSSLMLSSDIRGLCWTFVAFLVLVVYHASLSVAVSLPLLLALVGSALFWWGSMRMQFCSETTRYRLVVPGNLGYPGSGGARIESGFSGSLGDGLLKDNTPEGDAQHERRSDAADHPRRDDHSFAYDAADDDEEQGWYRRVSSRQAEECKQTEESLRYCTEDLEDNDDSAIERCDTCSEPLKEDVLLVRTRSRVPVGLSGDPGRLAVLDESACCEEPDDECDELSP, translated from the exons ATGGCGCCACCCGCCCGTCCGGCCCCGCGGGTCAAGGAGCGGaactctctctgtctgcctgAGCAAGAGACAGACTTTGGTGTTTCTCCGCGTTTTCTCGAGGAAGCGAGCACGATTGTTCCTTTGCCTTCGTCCTGCTCGTTCAGCCCCCGCTCCAGCCACCTGACTGCCAGCGCAGAAGCTGCGCTGCCCTACTACGTCTCCCTGGGCCCTTTCTCGCTTTTTCAACCTTCCAccccttcgctctcgctgcagcaggcggccatctcttctctctgcactGGCTGCTACGTGTTCCTTctgggcgccgccttccggtTCACCTTCGATTCCCCGCTGCCCATGCAGACAGGGCAGCCGCCGAAGGACGCCAAGCTCGACGACttgccttcctcttcgtcccctGCCTCGGAgagctcgctgcctctgccttctcttctcgcgctttgCATTCGACTTTTCTATCACGAGGCGCCGTTTTTGCTCATCTTCCCCCTCTCCGTTGTGTGGATCTTGAGCGGGGTCAGCGCAGGCCTCACGACGCTCTATCTACGTCGCACCCGCGGAGGCTTTATGCTCGCGCCGACGCTCCTCGACGTTCGCTTCCCCCGCCACGCGAGTCTCGTTCGAGACAACGACGGCCGACGGCGGAGTGAGGCCCCATTTTCGTTTCTGTCCTCCTCACGGACGGCTTCTAAATTAGACACGCAGAATGCGGCTggcgccgagggagaggctttcggccggcgagccgccgcaggagaTGAAAAGACTCCGGATTCTCACGACCTGAGAGGGCcctcgcatgcgtctgcaCCCGCGCTCCAGGGCAGAGGCGGGACGTCGTATGTGCCCCCGCCGTTTCGCCAGACTCAATCGGACCCCAGCGACAAGCTCGAAGAGTCTGGCAGCTGTGCCACGCCGGCGATCTGCGACGCATGttctgctgcctcgtcgccctcgcctctcccctctgTAGTGCGTCGCGCACGGCCTTCCATGTCGTCCTCCGTCGCATGTTCCGTCACTTCGCTCGCCTCTAGAcagccgtcgtcttcgtccctGCCGCCCTGTCTGCCCGGCTCCGGGCCCAGTCGCTCCTTCGCGTCATGTTCCTCgtcgtgcgcctcctcgccgatGGCTGATATGCCCGCAgtcgacgcccgcggcgcgcgggaccgaccggcgcgcgtgcgggcgCCAGCAGGGCCCGTGCCGCCAGAGGGGAGCACAGCTGGGGCCCCCGGCCGGTCTGAGAGGGCCCCGGGGGCAGGCGACCCGCACGGCTTGGACGTCATACAGTCTCCAGCGCTGGCGCCCTCACAGCGAGAGCGCGGTCCTTCGTTCTTCGGCCAAGGCACGATTTGCAGCATGTCTTCCCTCGTGCGAAGCAGACAAGAGAGTTTCTTTGGAGGAGACTCTGTCGGGGGTTTGTCGCCGGGTGCAAGCCACTGCGAGGCCCACGAGGggtcgtccgccgccggcctctccTTCCCTTCCTCCTGTTCGTCGCTGttcggcgcctctgtcgAGAGAGGCAAGGGGGGCGGGTGGAAGCTTCGGTCCAGCGAGGGTggcggaggggcgcgagTCCGCGGCAACGGGCGATACGCTCCTGAAGGTCGTCGTGAAGCTACCAGACGCCGG GAGTatgcgcagccgccggctcTCGTCGCGTCCACGTGGCTGAGAACGCAGCTGACCGGCCTCTACGCTGCCCTCTCGTCTCGCGGACTGCCGTCCTTGCGCGACCGACTGACTGG GTGCACGGCTGCCCCGCTGCTCAGTCGCCTCCGTTCTCCCTCGGGATTTTCCATGGCGGTTTGTGCCAGCCTCTTTGCCTGTCTTCAAGAgctctttctgcttctcgctcttcgaGCCGAAGGCTGGAAACGCTTCGATATGTGGCCTGTCGTCACTTCG GTGGCCTACGCAGAACTGCCGCTCCTCGCATTGCTCGCATCGGTCTTCAGGGGCTCGTGGCGCCCCTGCCTTTCGGCGTCGCGTGGCGCAGGCTTGTTTCTCCTCGTAGCTGCAaacttttttttctgtttatCAGCTCTGTTGCCTTCGCCTGTGAAGGTGCTTCGCGACGGCTCGCCTCTGACTCTATCCAACTCGTCCGTCTTACTGCTGACGTCGGAGCCTTCTGCAACTCCGGTGGAGatggcgtcgctctctgcgttatcgcctcgcctctccttgACGCCTTCTGGCTTCCTGTCGGCGACGCGTGCTTCACCCTCGCGCCCGGCGTCGGCTCGCGACGCCTCAGGCGTTTCATCGTCTTCGGCTATGGCCGCCCTGCTGGGGAATCgttcgtctgctgcgtctgcctccgcatcTCCCACTTCCTCTGGCATGAACTCGCCAGTTGTTGCATCTTCTTTTacttctgcctcctcgttcccctcttctcgccttcgtcacTTTCTGTCATCACCCCCTTCACCTTTGTCggggcctcctgcgcctccaaccggcggcctctcgccgtcctctctttcgccgtctgcggcctcttcaCAACTACCGTCTGGTGCAGCCGCTTTAGGCTTGCCAGCTCCGCTATCTGTGGGAAATCTTTCTGAGCTGCCACGTGGCGTGACGCTGAGTCACACGAAGGTCTTCTCTCGACGCGACCTGGAGAGTTTGCTGAGCAACCCGCTTGACCAGATCGGTGCCGCAGCGGCATCCTTTATTCCGACAGCGGACGTCGCCCCCGGTGAAGGCGAAATACCTGGCACAGAGACGGACATGAGCGATATGGGGGGTGGAGGTGCAAGCCTGCGACGCGGCCGGCAGCGTAGAGAAGACACGAATTCGCGTGGCAAGCCGGACGCGGCATgtgcgtcgtctcgctctAACGCCGCCCaaagcggcgacgcacagcACCACAACCTTGAGAGTCACGCCGTCGCCATTGTTTtggccgtcggcgccctAGGCTGTTCTCTCCTGGCCA GTCTCTCCCTTGCGCAAGCGCTTCACTCGGGGCTATCCGTGGTGACCGCGTGCGTTCTCCGCTTTTTCACCCAGGGCGTCGTAGGCGGCCTTGGGCTCGTTTACGGC CTGGTCTGGGGCAGCCTCGTGAACGGCGAGGGGCTCTCGGATGCCACAAGCCTCGCGTCCCCTCTGGCAGCGAGTTTTGCATGTATCGGTGCGGGCGTGCTTGGCGTCGGGGCTGCGGTCACGTTCTCAAAG AGTGTGGCGCTATCCTCGCTCATGTTGAGCAGCGATATCCGCGGTCTCTGCTGGACattcgtcgccttcctcgtcctcgtcgtgtACCACGCGTCGCTTTCGGTCGCTGTTTCGCTTCCTCTGTTGCTCGCGCTGGTGGGGTCCGCTCTGTTTTGGTGGGGgagcatgcgcatgcagttctgcagcgagacgacgaggtATCGCCTCGTGGTACCCGGAAACTTGGGATATCCGGGGTCTGGGGGCGCCCGGATCGAGAGCGGTTTCTCCGGGTCTCTGGGCGACGGCCTGCTGAAAGACAACACGCCTGAGGGCGACGCACAACACGAacgaagaagcgacgcggctgATCACCCGCGCAGGGATGATCACTCCTTCGCCTACGACGCCGCcgatgacgacgaggagCAAGGCTGGTATAGGCGTGTCTCGTCGCGGCAAGCGGAGGAGTGCAAGCAAACAGAGGAGTCGCTCCGGTACTGCACAGAAGACCTGGAAGACAACGACG ATTCAGCCATTGAGCGCTGCGACACCTGCAGCGAACCGCTGAAGGAGGACGTGCTGCTAGTGCGCACGCGCTCCCGCGTGCCGGTCGGTTTGTCGGGCGACCCCGGACGTCTAGCCGTTCTCGATGAGAGTGCGTGTTGCGAAGAGCCGGACGACGAGTGCGACGAATTGTCTCCGTGA